One window of Nicotiana tomentosiformis chromosome 11, ASM39032v3, whole genome shotgun sequence genomic DNA carries:
- the LOC138901447 gene encoding uncharacterized protein produces MSVHHFGRESQSLAGRGRGRGRGSISGGNQNHIYALAGRQDQEPSLDVVIGILTICSHDVYALIDPGCTLSYITRFVTGKFGIVCEILSDPFAVSTPVDEPIIARRVYRGCTVIVYSHQTSADLVELEMMDFDAIIGMDWLTACYAIVDCRAKAARFFFPGEPVLEWVGNTMIPRVEEYADVFPDDLPSIPPEREIDFSINLLPGTQPISIPPYRMAPAELKELKEQLKDLLEKALIRPDTSPWGAPVLFVRKKDGSLRMCIDYR; encoded by the exons ATGTCTGTGCATCATTttgggcgcgagtctcagtctttggctggtagaggtcgaggcagaggtagaggttccatttcaggtggtaaccagaaccatatctatgctttagcaggtcgacaggaccaggagccTTCACTAGATGTTGTgataggtatattgaccatttgctctcacgatgtttatgccttgatagacccaggatgtactttatcatatattaccagATTTGTcacggggaagtttggtatagtgtgtgaaatactaagtgatccttttgcggtatctacaccagtCGATGaaccgattattgctagacgagtttaccgaggttgtacggtgatagTTTATAGTCATCaaacctcagccgacctagttgagctagagatgatggattttgatgctatcataggcatggactggttgacagcttgctatgccatagttgattgccgagcaaaggcagcaaGATTTttttttccgggtgagccagtcctggaatgggtaggtaatacaatgatacccagag TcgaagagtatgcagatgtgtttccagatgaccTTCcaagtattcctccagagcgagaaaTTGATTTTAGCATCAATTTGCtaccgggaactcaaccaatatccatccctccgtatagaatggcacctgccgaattgaaggagttgaaggagcaattaaaagatttgctggagaaagctTTAATTAGGCCCGATAcctctccttggggtgcaccggtactgtttgtgcggaagaaagatggctcgctgaggatgtgtatcgattataggtag